The DNA segment TCTGTCTGCCAATTCCCAGCAACCTCGACCGCAATCTGCCACAGCACAAACGCCCGAACCAAAGCCCACAGAACAGAAAATGCGTGCTCGCAAGATTGTCAACGTCACGGATCGGGAAGGCGAAGTGAAGTCCTATGCTATTGAAAAGGACACCACTGAAATGCCTGCGAACATGGAGCGCCCATCCGACGCCTTTCTGGAGACTCCCATTGTTATCATGAATGATCAGGGTGAGTTCCTTGGAGTTCCGGGACGACTGTCTCTCGCAGGATTCCTGGAGATTCTTCTCCATGAGGCCGAAGAGGCGGGAGATTCTCAGGCCTTCTGGAAACGGGAAAATGAAACCTGGATTTTCACCATGGTCGCCCCTGATGGAGACACGCATGCGCTCTACTTCATGTCCACCACGACTCCTCGTGGCAACCTTGTGGTGCTGCTTGATGGACTGGACGTCAACAACAAGCAGACCAGCCCCCATTTTCTTCAGGAATTTTTCCGGCAGGTCAAAAGCAAAATCTGACTCTATTCCGGGTCATACGTTTCAAAGATATCCAACAGGTCACCTTCCGACAACCGGAAAGCGGCCTGTTTTTTTGCCTGAATGTCACGGGTAGAAGCCTATTCGGCACGAGATCGAGCCTGATCTTCCTTGATAATTCGGCCGAATTTCCTTACATCGTGAGCATCCCAAAACACACAAGGGGGCTTTCCATGAAGATATTGGTTGTCGGTGGCGGAGGACGTGAACACGCATTATGCTGGAAACTGTCGCTTAATCCCAAGGTCGAAAGAATCCTGTGCGCGCCGGGCAACGGCGGCACTGCCCAGATCGGCGAGAACTTCCCGATCAAGGATGATGATATCCCGGCTCTGGTGGCGCTCGCCAGAGATGAAGAGGTTGACCTTGTTGTTGTCGGCCCGGAGCTGCCTCTGGTGCTCGGCCTGGAAAACGCCCTTCGGCAGGAAGGTATTCCATGCTTCGGCCCCAGTGCTTATGCCGCCAATCTGGAAGGCTCCAAAGCATTTTCCAAGAATGTCATGCACGATGCAGGTGTACCCACGGCCGCGTTCCGTGTCTTTGACGAATATGACGCCGCTGTCGCTTTCATCAAGAAACAGGGCGCTCCCATCGTTGTCAAGGCTGATGGTCTGGCAGCGGGCAAGGGAGTCATCGTGGCAACAACTGAGGAAGAAGCCCTTGAGGCAGTGGAAAACATGATGGTCAAAAAGGCTTTCGGTTCCGCAGGAGACAGGGTCGTCATTGAGGAAACACTGGCAGGAGAAGAAGCCTCCTTCCTCGCTTTTTGCGACGGTCTGCACTACGCACTACTGCCATCAAGCCAGGATCACAAAGCCGTCTTTGAAGGCGACACCGGTCCCAATACCGGCGGCATGGGAGCCTATTCCCCCGCCCCTATCCTGCCCAAAGAAAAATACGAAGAAACCGCCGAACTCTGCATCAAGCCGATTCTCAGGCACCTTGCTTCCAAGGGCGAACCCTTCAAGGGCGTGCTGTATGCAGGGCTTATATACACCGCAGACGGTCCTTCCGTACTGGAGTACAATGTTCGCTTTGGCGACCCGGAGTGCCAGCCACTGCTCATGCGGCTTGAGACTGATCTGCTGGAGATCATGTTTGCCTGCATTGATGGCAAACTCGATCAGGTTGACGTGACGTCTACTGCACAGACGGCGTGTGGCGTTGTCATGGCCGCTGAGGGATACCCCGGCGACTACCCAAAAGGAATGCCTGTTACCGGGCTTGACGCCGCCGATGCCATGGAAGGAGTGAAGGTCTTTCAGGCCGGGACAGTTTTCGCCGATGGCGAGATTTTGACAGCAGGAGGCCGCGTCCTGTGCGTGACCGCCTTGGGTGATGGCTTGGCTGATGCTCAGAAGCGTGCATACGAGGCCGTGGAAAAAGTTCATTTCGACAAGAGCTACTACCGCCGCGACATTGCTGACAAAGGTTTGAAGCGGCTCAAATAAGATCACACGAGACATTGAGGAGAGAGCAATGCCCCAGGTTGTCATTTTCATGGGTTCCATTTCCGATGAAGAAAAGATGCGTCCGTGTTCCGACCTGTTCAAAGAACTGGGTGTGGATCATGTTTTCACCATTTCATCAGCGCACCGAACCCCGGAGCGGACTGCACGACTGGTCAAGGAGTACGAAGAAACCGGTTGTCAGGTCTTCATCTGTGCAGCCGGACTGGCCGCGCACCTGGCCGGAGCGGTTGCTGCCCAAACCATCAAGCCTGTCCTTGGCGTTCCCCTGACGGCTTCGGCCTTCGGCGGCATGGATGCCATGATGGCCACCGTACAGATGCCTCCGGGATTCCCGGTCGGCACCGTGGCTTTGGATAAGGTCGGCGCGAAAAACGCAGCGTGGCTGGCCGCACAGATTCTCGCCCTTCAGGATGAAGAACTCGCCTCCAAGATTCACAAGGCCCGCCAAGGATTTGTGGAGTCTGTAGAAAAGGCCGCCGCCAGTCTCTAGCTAAAAACAGAGAATAGAACTTTCAAAAGCCCCGATCGGTTGCGATCGGGGCTTTTGTTGTCCGATCGCCCCACAAATGAGACCAGCCTAGATTGGTTCGTCGAGAACAAAGGCTGTCACATCCCGACAGGTTTCTTCATCCGGGACAAAGCCTGTCTCGCCGATGGAAACGATTGGGCGCATACCGATCATCGAATTGAGAAGATAGGCATGGCGATATTGACAGAGGTCATCGACATTCACACGCCGAGGTAGAATTTCAATAACCTTTTCCGCCAGTTCCAATGATGTGGATGGTAGGCGGTAAGGACTCTCCATCATATGAAAATCTCCGCTACGCATCAGGACAATGGCCCCGGTGGTGGACTCAAGCAGAGTGTTATCAAAATCAGTCAATGCGGCATCATCAAACCCTTTGGCACGGGCCTGCTTGAGAGCAAGATGAAAAAACATGGAACTGGTCGTCTTCTGGGCATTCAGATCGGACACATGGCGCTCTTCGCACAGGCAGAGTCGATAAGCCTTGTATGGCTTGCGCTTGAAAGGAACCGCCTGCACCACAGGATGGGCATCATTCCCATCAAGAGGGTAAAAGATGCTGACACGGGCAAACTCCCGCTCAAGGCCATTGAGCTTGAGCACCTCACGGATGACCGCAGGGAAATCAATAGCCGTGTATTCGATGCGATACGTACGCAGGGCATGGAGCAATCGGTCAAGATGCAGGTCAAGATGACAGAGAGTGAAACCATTGTAACAGACTGTCTCGAAAAAGCCTGTGCCATAACGAAAAGCCGGGGCTGACGGATTGAGGGAAACCCCGCCGCTATGATACTTGCCCTTGCAATAATGGATCATTGATCCCCCATATTGAGATTTCTTTCAAACTTACCCATGGTTTCCTGATACTCGTTTGCCGGATTAGAGTCCACTGCCATACGCCTGGTTATAAACGAAAGTCAGCCCGCCGGAATCGTCCGGCGGGCCATAAGAAAGCCCCCCTGCCCGAAAATCAGACCGGGGGGAGGCTTTGAGATCATGAAAAAGGTCGGTTTAGTCGACTTTCTTGTACGCTTTGGGAGCAGCACCGCAGATGGGACATTTGTCGGAAGGTTCGCCATCCTGAGTGTGTCCACAGACGCTACAGATATAGAAATCTGCATCAGCAAATTTGTCATCGTCAGCTTCAAGCGCAGCAGTGTACAGCTCGGCGTGGATTTTCTCGGCTTCATTGGCAAATCCGAAGTAGCGCAGAATGGCATTTTCGCCTTCGGCTTTGGCATCTTCCATCATTTCCGGGTACATGGAATTGAACTCGTAAGTCTCACCGCTAATGGCATCCTTGAGATTCTCTTCCGTGGAGCCAATGCCTTTCATGAGGCGCAGATGAGCGTGGGCATGAATGGTCTCGGCAGCAGCGGCAGCGCGGAACAGTTTGGCAACACCTGGTTTGCCTTCGCTTTCAGCCTTGTCGGCATAGGCGAGATATTTACGGTTGGCCTGGGACTCTCCGGCAAAAGCCGCTTTCAGATTTTCCAAAGTCTTGCTCATGATAAGATCTCCTTAAAAACGTTGGTTGATTCGTTCGAGACAATATGTATCGAAGTCTGAGTCAGTATTCAAGAAAAAAATGATAATAATTACTACTTTTATTTTAAATACCTGATTCAAATGGAAAATCAAGAGGTCTGACAAGCTTCATCGGGGGAGGGCAGAATATGCTGAAAGGATTTTCAACCGCAAGGGTCAATTGCGAAAGTCGTTCACAATCATATGTCAGTGGGACCGGCTCCCAGAAAAGCGTCCCCTTGGTACAGACAGCAATGAGCTTCATACCGAAAAAAGCAGGATAATAAGGACGTATATTCCGCCTGTAATCAGAGGAATAAACGTGCTTTCCCGGATAATTCGGTTGCAGTTCGACCGGAGGATAATGAACGGTGGAGAGAGGGGCTGAACATGACAATTGATCGATATTCGCCTCACCGGGGAGTTCAAGCATATAATCATCGACTTGATACCCGCCAATGCTCAAAAGGGTAAGCAAGCTTGACGGAGTGTACCAGCGAATATGCCCGCCGTGCCAAAGCCCATGCCCATAAGGGAAATGGCCGGACAGAATTTCGTATTGCAATTTCCAGTAATGGAAATTGGGCGTGGAAATGATGGCTTTTCCACCGGGAGCCAAAAATTCCCTGACCCTGGTCAGCGTCAACCACGGGTCAAAAAGGTGCTCGACAAAGTCGTGCATGATGATCAGATTGAAATACCCTTTGAACTCATCCGGCAGGATCGGCTCGCGCTCTATGTCCACTACAGCGGCGTAGTCTATGTACCGACGAAGCTGGGCGATGGCATCCCGATCCATGTCCACGCCGAAAAGTTCTGCACACTGTTTATCTCGTTGCAGCCTGAGCAAAAGCCCGCCACGCCCGCAACCAACGTCCAAAATCCGGGACGTCTTTGCCGGAACAAGGTCATAAACCGCCTTGCGCATGAGGGATGAATTCACGATATCCATCTTCAACTGGTCCTGATACATAGTAACTCCTGCCGCTACAATGCAGCAGGTTCACGCATATATCAATTGCGAAGACAAAAAAAGAACCGCTCCTACCCGGACGGAAAGGATGATGTATCCGGGTAGAAGCGGTTCAATACCCGCTTGATGTGGAGGCTCTGGGCCTCCGAAATATTTAGGCGCTTCTGGTAAACAGCGTCAGGGCAAGGGAAGCCAGAGCAGCCACAGTCGTGGCTGTGGCAGCCATGCTCATACGGCGTGTGGAGGAGATGCGCCGAGGCACACGATTCTGCTGAGCGTGCTCACGCAGGGCCATCATTGACAGACGGGTGTCGCAATCCATACTCATGATATTCTCCTCCTTCCGAATTCAAAAATTCATTCAGCGCCAAACGCTTTTCCATGACTGAACATCTACGGAAGCAATGAAGATCAATCCAATTGTTTAATTCGATCGACTTCTTCAGAATTTCTGATGGTGTTACGGTTCTTCATCGGTTATGATAATCGTGTTTCAAAGAGGGAACAGAATGAGGCAGTTATGGAACTTTATCAGTTGAAGACGTTTGTGGTGGTTGCGGAAGAAGGGCATCTGACACGGGCTGCCGAGCGGTTACACGCCAGTCAACCCACTGTTTCCGCGCATATCAAAGCCCTTGAGGAAGAGTTAGAGACCCGCCTTTTCATCAGGACGCCCAAGGGAATGCAACTCACTGAAGCGGGTCATCGCCTCTGCCGCCGGGCCGAAACCGTCCTCCACGCCGAACGGGAGCTCAGACTCGAAGCACGCAGCATGGGGGACGAACTGGTCGGGGACCTGTCTCTCGGCCTGAATACCGATGCCGAATATCTGCGGATCGTCCCCCTGCTGAATTCCCTGGGAGAGGAACATCCCAAGATCACGCTTCAAATATTGCAAAGCGCCAGTACATCCGTACAGGATGCCATTCGCAAAGGCCGATTGGACTGCGGATTCATCTTTGGTGGTCCCAATCACAAGGACATCCACGGAGTCCGATTGGAAACGACCCGCTTCTATGTCGCTGTTCCCGATATCTGGAAATCGCACATTGACGGCGGGATTGAAGCTCTGGCCAAGCTGCCGTGGATCATGGACCCCAGTGACAACCCGGTGCAAAAGCTTATTTCACCTTTTTTCGACGCCCTTGGCATCAAACCGACCAACACTCTGGAAGTTGACGGAGACGAAGTGATCCGCGTTCTGGTTGCTGCCGGGAGGGGCATCTCCTTCATGCGCGAAAACGAACTGATGATCGCCAACCGCATAGGCATTGTCCATGCCATCCCCTTTGAAGGGCTGTCCATCGACCTGCATTTCGTCTGCCTCAAGCGGCGTGACCAGGACCCTGTCATGCGCGCGGTCATCGACCATGTCTTCCGGGTCTGGTCCGAGATATAAGCACCGGAACGGGGGGCCTCACAGTGTACCTCCCGACCACTTTGGTGTATGCCGGAACAAAGACAATCAACCTCCGAGCCACTTCGTGAAAATCGCATTCTGCACCCCGTTCAAGCCCATAACCCACGCATCCGTTTCCGGTGATGTCACCATTGCCCGTGATCTGGTCGATACCTTCCGGGGCTTCGGACATACCGTCATACCTGTCGAATACTTCCCGGCACGAGGTATAGCCACTTCTCCATCCCGCTGGCCTGCCGCCATCAGAGCCATGCGTCGCATGACCGAACAGGCCCGCCAGGCTGATTGCTGGCTAACCTACGGTTCCTACTATAAAGTGCCTGACATTTTCGGCCCAA comes from the Pseudodesulfovibrio piezophilus C1TLV30 genome and includes:
- a CDS encoding MerR family transcriptional regulator gives rise to the protein MQDTYTHKDLARLCLVSETTIKSYRRKFPGFIPVLTRGKPIRFKKEAGDVCLAIRDCFEKGMSVRETRKTLKENFAEHPTAPQKSAQRTPSAPHSVVSEEYLEKFFATAGQMMQGMASLATAQAKAGQRLQKLEDAVARLVEIETRNTEMFSELLSANSQQPRPQSATAQTPEPKPTEQKMRARKIVNVTDREGEVKSYAIEKDTTEMPANMERPSDAFLETPIVIMNDQGEFLGVPGRLSLAGFLEILLHEAEEAGDSQAFWKRENETWIFTMVAPDGDTHALYFMSTTTPRGNLVVLLDGLDVNNKQTSPHFLQEFFRQVKSKI
- the purD gene encoding phosphoribosylamine--glycine ligase, with protein sequence MKILVVGGGGREHALCWKLSLNPKVERILCAPGNGGTAQIGENFPIKDDDIPALVALARDEEVDLVVVGPELPLVLGLENALRQEGIPCFGPSAYAANLEGSKAFSKNVMHDAGVPTAAFRVFDEYDAAVAFIKKQGAPIVVKADGLAAGKGVIVATTEEEALEAVENMMVKKAFGSAGDRVVIEETLAGEEASFLAFCDGLHYALLPSSQDHKAVFEGDTGPNTGGMGAYSPAPILPKEKYEETAELCIKPILRHLASKGEPFKGVLYAGLIYTADGPSVLEYNVRFGDPECQPLLMRLETDLLEIMFACIDGKLDQVDVTSTAQTACGVVMAAEGYPGDYPKGMPVTGLDAADAMEGVKVFQAGTVFADGEILTAGGRVLCVTALGDGLADAQKRAYEAVEKVHFDKSYYRRDIADKGLKRLK
- the purE gene encoding 5-(carboxyamino)imidazole ribonucleotide mutase; translated protein: MPQVVIFMGSISDEEKMRPCSDLFKELGVDHVFTISSAHRTPERTARLVKEYEETGCQVFICAAGLAAHLAGAVAAQTIKPVLGVPLTASAFGGMDAMMATVQMPPGFPVGTVALDKVGAKNAAWLAAQILALQDEELASKIHKARQGFVESVEKAAASL
- a CDS encoding aminotransferase class IV, coding for MIHYCKGKYHSGGVSLNPSAPAFRYGTGFFETVCYNGFTLCHLDLHLDRLLHALRTYRIEYTAIDFPAVIREVLKLNGLEREFARVSIFYPLDGNDAHPVVQAVPFKRKPYKAYRLCLCEERHVSDLNAQKTTSSMFFHLALKQARAKGFDDAALTDFDNTLLESTTGAIVLMRSGDFHMMESPYRLPSTSLELAEKVIEILPRRVNVDDLCQYRHAYLLNSMIGMRPIVSIGETGFVPDEETCRDVTAFVLDEPI
- a CDS encoding rubrerythrin family protein, whose protein sequence is MSKTLENLKAAFAGESQANRKYLAYADKAESEGKPGVAKLFRAAAAAETIHAHAHLRLMKGIGSTEENLKDAISGETYEFNSMYPEMMEDAKAEGENAILRYFGFANEAEKIHAELYTAALEADDDKFADADFYICSVCGHTQDGEPSDKCPICGAAPKAYKKVD
- a CDS encoding class I SAM-dependent methyltransferase, which translates into the protein MYQDQLKMDIVNSSLMRKAVYDLVPAKTSRILDVGCGRGGLLLRLQRDKQCAELFGVDMDRDAIAQLRRYIDYAAVVDIEREPILPDEFKGYFNLIIMHDFVEHLFDPWLTLTRVREFLAPGGKAIISTPNFHYWKLQYEILSGHFPYGHGLWHGGHIRWYTPSSLLTLLSIGGYQVDDYMLELPGEANIDQLSCSAPLSTVHYPPVELQPNYPGKHVYSSDYRRNIRPYYPAFFGMKLIAVCTKGTLFWEPVPLTYDCERLSQLTLAVENPFSIFCPPPMKLVRPLDFPFESGI
- a CDS encoding LysR family transcriptional regulator, coding for MELYQLKTFVVVAEEGHLTRAAERLHASQPTVSAHIKALEEELETRLFIRTPKGMQLTEAGHRLCRRAETVLHAERELRLEARSMGDELVGDLSLGLNTDAEYLRIVPLLNSLGEEHPKITLQILQSASTSVQDAIRKGRLDCGFIFGGPNHKDIHGVRLETTRFYVAVPDIWKSHIDGGIEALAKLPWIMDPSDNPVQKLISPFFDALGIKPTNTLEVDGDEVIRVLVAAGRGISFMRENELMIANRIGIVHAIPFEGLSIDLHFVCLKRRDQDPVMRAVIDHVFRVWSEI